The Brassica napus cultivar Da-Ae chromosome C1, Da-Ae, whole genome shotgun sequence DNA segment CCTATGAACTCCAAAGTCTTCTACTTCCCTCAAGGACACGCCGAGAACGCTTACGACCATGTAGATTTCAAGAACCTCCCTATCCCTCCGATGGTTCTATGTCGTGTCTTGGCCATCAAGTACATGGCCGACCCTGAATCCGACGAGGTATTCGCCAAACTCAAGCTGATTCCTCTAAAAGACAACGATCACGAGTACAGAGAGGGCGAAGATAGTAACGGTTTGGAGAGTAATAACAGCGAGAAAACGCCGTCGTTTGCAAAGACTCTGACTCAGTCAGATGCTAACAACGGTGGAGGGTTCTCTGTCCCGCGCTACTGCGCGGAGATGATCTTCCCGAGGCTGGATTACAACGCCGAGCCACCTGTTCAGACCATTCTCGCCAAGGACGTTCACGGAGAGGTTTGGAAGTTTAGACATATCTACAGAGGGACGCCACGTCGCCATCTTCTGACGACTGGTTGGAGTAACTTCGTGAACCAGAAGAAGCTTGTGGCTGGAGACTCGATAGTATTCATGAGAGCTGAGAATGGAGATCTCTGCGTAGGGATCAGGAGGGCTAAGAGAGGAGGGATCGGTAATAACGGAGTGGAGTATTCAGCGGGTTGGAATCCTATTGGTGGAAGCTGTGGCTACTCCTCTTCTCTTTTAAGGGATGATGAGAGGAGAAGTAACTACTCTTCTCTTGCGGATAGAAAAGGAAAAGTGACGGCTGAGTCTGTTGTGGAAGCGGCTAGTCTTGCTATTAGCGGAAGAGCTTTCGAAGTTGTGTACTATCCTAGGGCTAGCTCGTCTGAGTTTTGTGTCAAGGCGTTGGATGCTAGGGCTGCGATGCGGATTCCTTGGTGCTCAGGTATGAGGTTCAAGATGGCGTTTGAGACGGAGGATTCTTCGAGGATTAGTTGGTTTATGGGGACTGTTTCAGCTGTTAGTGTCTCTGATCCTGTACGTTGGCCTAACTCTCCTTGGCGGCTTCTTCAGGTAACCTCTTCCGCAAGTTACCTCCTTTTATTCTTTACTTTGTAGTCGCTGTCTCTTAGTGTTTAGAACTGGTAATCCCACCTCGAAAGTTTAAAAGGATGAACACTATTACACAATGTTCAATAAATAGCTAGGCGGTAATTAGGCGTTTTATAGAGGATTATTGTTTAAGCGGaagcctagaccgattttttaAATGCTTACaatggtttttattttattttaaactgttctataaaaatagttttgtttagTTCCTATATACCGGCTAcggatttttaatataaaagatCTTGGCCCATCCGCcatttggttttaggttggaagacCAAGAAACTTAACAAGATGTTTGTGTGTTTCAGGTGGCGTGGGATGAGCCGGATCTACTCCAAAACGTGAAGCGGGTTAACCCGTGGTTGGTCGAGTTGGTATCCAACGTACATCCGATAGTCCCTTCGTTTTCGCCACCTAGGAAAAAGATGAGGCTTCCTCAGCATTCGGATTACAACGCAcggatctcagtaccttcattCGCAAGCAACCCGCTTATCAGATCAAGCCCGTTAAGCTCTGTTCTGGACAATGTTCCCGTGGGTTTACAGGGAGCCAGGCATAATGCTCATCAGTACTACGGGCTATCATCTTCTGATCTCCACCATTACTACTTAAACCGacctcatcctcctcctcctcctccaactcTCACTGTTCCTCCGCCTCTAGGGTTTCGAAACATCGATAGCAAAAACGAGAAAGGGTTCTGTTTCTTGACCATGGGGACAACACCGTGTAATGATACAGAGTCTAAGAAGTCACACATCG contains these protein-coding regions:
- the LOC106450799 gene encoding auxin response factor 16-like, whose translation is MINVMNPMRSGSEKGLDPQLWHACGGGMVRMPPMNSKVFYFPQGHAENAYDHVDFKNLPIPPMVLCRVLAIKYMADPESDEVFAKLKLIPLKDNDHEYREGEDSNGLESNNSEKTPSFAKTLTQSDANNGGGFSVPRYCAEMIFPRLDYNAEPPVQTILAKDVHGEVWKFRHIYRGTPRRHLLTTGWSNFVNQKKLVAGDSIVFMRAENGDLCVGIRRAKRGGIGNNGVEYSAGWNPIGGSCGYSSSLLRDDERRSNYSSLADRKGKVTAESVVEAASLAISGRAFEVVYYPRASSSEFCVKALDARAAMRIPWCSGMRFKMAFETEDSSRISWFMGTVSAVSVSDPVRWPNSPWRLLQVAWDEPDLLQNVKRVNPWLVELVSNVHPIVPSFSPPRKKMRLPQHSDYNARISVPSFASNPLIRSSPLSSVLDNVPVGLQGARHNAHQYYGLSSSDLHHYYLNRPHPPPPPPTLTVPPPLGFRNIDSKNEKGFCFLTMGTTPCNDTESKKSHIVLFGKLILPEEQKGSEKTQISSGGSNQNCVGGSSSDEGSPCSNKAHDGLGLETGHCKVFMESDDVGRTLDLSVLGSYEELGVKLSDMFGIQKSEMLSSVLYRDASGAVKYPGNEPFSEFLKTARRLTILSEQGSESVVV